In a genomic window of beta proteobacterium MWH-UniP1:
- a CDS encoding BolA family protein, producing the protein MVTPENIQSYIAAGLACEHLHVDGDGHHFEAVIVSAAFEGKRPIARHQMVYAVLGDRMKAEIHALSMKTLTPAEWEQRAS; encoded by the coding sequence ATGGTGACCCCTGAAAACATTCAAAGCTATATCGCTGCCGGCCTAGCCTGCGAGCACCTGCACGTGGATGGCGATGGCCATCACTTCGAGGCCGTGATCGTGAGTGCCGCCTTTGAGGGCAAACGGCCCATTGCGCGACACCAGATGGTCTATGCCGTGTTGGGGGACCGCATGAAGGCTGAAATTCATGCGCTTTCCATGAAAACCTTGACCCCTGCCGAATGGGAACAGCGCGCCTCTTAA